The Opitutaceae bacterium genome has a window encoding:
- a CDS encoding thioredoxin family protein — MKSILRISFVSFLLLAFAGLARAGGEGWTTDYQAALAKAKAENKLVLLDFTGSDWCGWCKRLDKEVFSQQEFKDFTQDRFVLVELDFPRKKKLDEATQKQNFELQDQFKIEGYPTIIIVDGDGKEIERLGYEEGGAANYNKVLEGVIAKSKKS; from the coding sequence ATGAAATCCATTCTTCGTATTTCCTTCGTCTCGTTCCTCTTGCTCGCCTTTGCAGGCCTCGCCCGTGCAGGTGGGGAAGGTTGGACAACCGACTATCAGGCGGCGCTGGCCAAGGCCAAAGCCGAGAACAAACTCGTCCTTCTCGACTTTACCGGATCCGACTGGTGCGGCTGGTGCAAGCGGCTCGATAAAGAGGTTTTCTCACAACAGGAGTTCAAGGATTTCACCCAGGATCGCTTCGTTTTGGTCGAACTGGATTTCCCGCGAAAGAAGAAGCTGGATGAAGCCACTCAGAAGCAGAATTTCGAGCTGCAGGACCAGTTCAAAATCGAGGGCTACCCGACGATCATCATCGTCGATGGCGACGGCAAGGAAATCGAGCGCCTTGGATACGAGGAAGGCGGCGCTGCCAACTACAACAAGGTTCTCGAGGGTGTGATTGCGAAGAGCAAGAAGTCGTGA
- a CDS encoding FeoA family protein, whose protein sequence is MRLTDLPVGAVGRVCELEGQAQFCQRLREMGFCESAVIEKVAGQHTLLCQVCGTKIALSGRAADHILVELVRGGHAV, encoded by the coding sequence ATGCGCCTCACCGACCTCCCAGTCGGTGCGGTGGGCAGGGTCTGCGAACTCGAGGGCCAGGCCCAGTTTTGCCAACGCCTTCGCGAAATGGGCTTTTGTGAATCTGCGGTGATCGAGAAGGTGGCGGGGCAACACACGCTGCTCTGTCAGGTGTGCGGCACCAAGATCGCGCTCAGTGGGCGCGCGGCTGACCACATTCTGGTCGAGCTTGTCCGAGGCGGCCACGCCGTCTGA
- a CDS encoding FeoA family protein, whose product MTPLSGIALGTSATVRELPKTGSAFLRLREMGVLPGTQVTLIRTAPLGDPLEIKVRGYHLSLRRSEADSVLVEPVA is encoded by the coding sequence ATGACGCCGCTTTCTGGCATTGCACTCGGTACGTCTGCGACCGTGCGGGAGCTCCCCAAGACAGGATCTGCCTTCCTGCGTCTCCGAGAGATGGGTGTCCTGCCCGGAACACAGGTGACCCTCATTCGCACTGCACCCTTGGGTGATCCTCTTGAAATCAAAGTACGCGGCTACCATCTGTCGCTGAGGCGCAGCGAGGCCGACTCCGTGCTCGTTGAACCCGTCGCCTGA